In Macrobrachium rosenbergii isolate ZJJX-2024 chromosome 47, ASM4041242v1, whole genome shotgun sequence, the following are encoded in one genomic region:
- the LOC136830557 gene encoding uncharacterized protein — translation MSCISFLLYIFALLYCANQTYGQWGILGGSTQSDQGDSGWQTVGEVVEVKGPLVNDDQLEDSSDPPTVTEEVCLDILMALDTQASNVTSTMEALKLEQDRRPRGRCYRSRDILPIGIPGSRLRFCYGPLYVVYGQYRYCCPNWYEHPIVTIRGNRIRCRCVYDPRN, via the exons ATGAGTTGCATTAGCTTTCTCCTGTACATTTTTGCTCTGCTATATTGTGCGAATCAGACGTATGGGCAGTGGGGTATACTTGGTGGTAGTACCCAGTCTGATCAAGGAGATTCCGGCTGGCAGACTGTAGGCGAGGTGGTGGAG GTAAAAGGTCCATTAGTCAACGATGATCAACTGGAGGACTCTTCTGATCCCCCGACTGTCACAGAGGAAGTTTGCCTCGATATTCTGATGGCTCTGGATACACAAGCTTCCAATGTGACAAGCACCATGGAGGCCCTCAAGTTGGAGCAAGATCGCCGTCCTCGTGGGAGGTGCTATAGATCGAG GGATATTCTGCCGATTGGGATTCCTGGCTCTCGACTTCGATTTTGCTATGGACCCCTGTACGTCGTCTATGGCCAATACCGGTACTGCTGTCCTAATTGGTATGAACATCCTATCGTCACTATAAGAGGCAACAGGATCAGGTGCAGGTGTGTGTATGACCCCAGAAACTGA